A single genomic interval of Mesoaciditoga lauensis cd-1655R = DSM 25116 harbors:
- a CDS encoding DegV family protein encodes MIITDDSVDVEGIRKIPLYVEWRGKRVRISKLRRNSYFFSIKNVAVELPTFSEIKDILVQAIKEDGKVEVVIPSWPVSFLERPIKLVSAIVDGVHLKKTKMDNVTLSYVLKRNDVDPKKMKEILERSRTYLLFSDISFLRKNGVLSEENSKMILTKSFNLVRYAKGRTSLKPTWSTKGAIAVMMKEIHEKHFTVDIRHSGRSRMANAVASSFLSNFKCKVSMGWMNPIAASQYGHNTVSVTVIPEV; translated from the coding sequence TTGATAATAACGGATGATTCCGTTGATGTTGAAGGCATAAGGAAAATACCATTATACGTTGAATGGAGGGGAAAGAGAGTAAGAATTTCGAAACTGAGAAGAAACTCTTACTTCTTTTCCATTAAAAATGTCGCAGTTGAGTTGCCAACTTTCAGTGAAATCAAAGACATCCTTGTACAAGCGATCAAAGAAGATGGAAAGGTGGAAGTTGTCATTCCCTCATGGCCTGTGAGTTTTCTTGAGCGACCTATAAAACTCGTTTCCGCAATAGTGGATGGAGTACATCTCAAAAAGACTAAAATGGATAATGTTACTTTGTCATACGTTTTAAAAAGAAATGATGTCGACCCTAAAAAGATGAAAGAGATTCTTGAAAGAAGCAGAACATACCTTTTGTTTTCAGACATTTCTTTTTTGAGAAAAAACGGCGTTCTTTCAGAGGAGAATTCCAAGATGATTTTGACCAAGAGTTTTAATTTGGTGCGCTATGCCAAGGGACGAACCTCATTAAAACCGACGTGGAGCACGAAAGGTGCAATAGCGGTGATGATGAAAGAGATACATGAGAAGCATTTTACAGTTGACATTCGTCATAGTGGAAGGAGTAGGATGGCAAATGCGGTAGCTTCATCCTTTCTTTCAAATTTCAAATGCAAAGTTTCTATGGGATGGATGAATCCAATAGCGGCTTCTCAATACGGACACAACACCGTAAGTGTTACAGTAATTCCGGAGGTGTAG
- the fabZ gene encoding 3-hydroxyacyl-ACP dehydratase FabZ, with the protein MNNTSDEVMKILPHRYPFIMVDGIISKSDKKIVAFKNVSHNEPQFQGHFPNNPIMPGVLILEGMAQAAGLIGLDPSKVPLFIGADKVRFRKMVKPGDRLIYEVEIVSERFSMINVKATAKVNDEICASATLILGMKDKV; encoded by the coding sequence ATGAACAACACATCAGACGAAGTGATGAAGATTTTACCTCATAGATACCCATTCATAATGGTGGATGGAATAATATCGAAGAGTGATAAAAAAATTGTGGCTTTTAAAAATGTGAGTCATAACGAGCCACAGTTTCAAGGTCACTTTCCCAACAATCCGATAATGCCAGGAGTTTTGATATTAGAAGGAATGGCCCAAGCTGCCGGTTTGATAGGTTTAGATCCATCTAAGGTGCCACTCTTCATAGGTGCTGATAAAGTGCGATTCAGAAAAATGGTAAAGCCTGGTGATAGGTTGATATACGAAGTGGAAATCGTGTCTGAAAGATTTTCCATGATAAACGTGAAAGCAACGGCAAAGGTAAACGATGAGATTTGCGCTAGTGCAACGCTTATATTGGGGATGAAAGATAAAGTATGA
- a CDS encoding 3-oxoacyl-ACP synthase III family protein yields the protein MRFSKIIGIGGYLPPKVIENTEFETDSKLEKGWIFRRTGIKRRHIAEESAVDMGIKALREAANDAKISLDEIEYIFVVTNSADTLIPGMAGRIQSVFNKPIGGVDVQAGCSGFIQTMEIADSMIKAGTFSKIAVIGTEKLSTIVDWNDPYVSSLFGDGAAAVIMGKSDEAGIISSYSRIQEEGWETLIQKRNGYLQMDGKAVFRFAVSAIEEGINEVLKRAKMDLSQVDLIIPHQSNARIISRVSKETGIPKDKFQISIAEHANTAAASVALALKDAIKSNKIGPSSVVLTVAYGAGLALASNVFKL from the coding sequence ATGAGATTTTCAAAGATCATAGGGATAGGCGGATATTTGCCACCAAAGGTGATAGAAAACACGGAATTTGAAACCGATTCCAAGCTGGAAAAAGGGTGGATCTTTCGAAGAACGGGCATAAAGCGCCGTCACATAGCTGAAGAGAGCGCGGTAGATATGGGAATAAAGGCCCTGAGGGAAGCTGCGAACGATGCAAAAATTTCTCTTGACGAAATAGAGTACATATTCGTCGTTACCAATTCGGCTGACACGCTCATTCCCGGCATGGCCGGAAGAATTCAGTCTGTTTTTAACAAACCTATAGGTGGAGTGGATGTACAAGCAGGATGCTCCGGATTTATACAAACCATGGAAATTGCGGATTCAATGATAAAGGCTGGAACATTTTCGAAAATCGCAGTGATAGGGACGGAGAAACTTTCAACGATAGTTGACTGGAATGATCCATACGTTTCCTCTCTTTTTGGTGATGGTGCGGCAGCTGTGATAATGGGGAAAAGCGATGAAGCTGGCATTATTTCATCTTATTCCAGAATCCAAGAAGAAGGATGGGAAACGTTGATTCAAAAGAGAAACGGTTACCTTCAAATGGATGGAAAAGCCGTTTTTAGATTCGCGGTTAGTGCGATCGAAGAAGGAATAAATGAGGTTTTAAAACGTGCAAAAATGGATTTATCTCAAGTGGATTTGATAATCCCTCATCAGTCGAACGCAAGAATAATATCGCGTGTTTCCAAAGAAACAGGTATTCCAAAAGATAAATTTCAAATATCAATAGCAGAACATGCAAATACCGCTGCCGCATCTGTAGCTTTAGCTTTAAAAGATGCCATAAAATCTAACAAGATAGGACCATCAAGTGTCGTGTTAACGGTGGCTTACGGTGCGGGTTTAGCATTGGCATCAAACGTTTTCAAACTTTAA
- a CDS encoding nitronate monooxygenase: MSVFSRVCDVLGIEYPIIQGGMAWVSTASLAAAVSENGGLGVIASGGREAEWLRKEIRRAREMTTKPIGVNIMLLSSNVDEVVKVALEEKIDVAIFGAGNPAKYVPAFKEIGAKVISVVASEVFAKRMESMGVDIVVAEGTEAGGHIGSVSTMVLVPAVVEAVSIPVVAAGGIATGKQIAASLMMGAEGVQIGTRFIATDECEVHQNYKEKILKASTRDAVITGRITGHPVRVLRNPLARELIKIDERCGTQEDIDKIAAGSLRAAAIEGDLKRGSFMAGQSAAFVKEIVPVKKLMKELWDETVETIRKFENVDMEVKE, translated from the coding sequence ATGAGTGTGTTTTCACGAGTATGTGATGTGTTAGGTATAGAATATCCAATAATTCAAGGCGGCATGGCGTGGGTTTCAACCGCCAGCCTCGCTGCTGCCGTTTCCGAAAACGGGGGCTTGGGAGTGATAGCGTCTGGTGGGCGTGAAGCGGAATGGCTTAGAAAAGAAATAAGAAGAGCGCGAGAGATGACTACCAAGCCAATAGGAGTAAACATCATGTTGCTTTCTTCTAACGTTGACGAAGTTGTGAAGGTGGCTTTGGAAGAAAAGATCGATGTTGCCATTTTTGGAGCTGGAAACCCCGCAAAATATGTTCCCGCTTTCAAAGAAATAGGGGCAAAAGTTATCTCCGTTGTGGCCTCCGAAGTTTTTGCGAAAAGAATGGAGTCCATGGGAGTAGATATTGTGGTTGCTGAAGGAACTGAAGCGGGAGGACATATAGGGAGCGTTTCAACGATGGTTCTGGTTCCGGCGGTAGTTGAAGCGGTTTCAATTCCCGTCGTTGCTGCTGGAGGAATAGCGACTGGCAAACAGATAGCCGCTTCCCTCATGATGGGTGCGGAAGGCGTGCAGATAGGCACTCGATTTATAGCCACCGATGAATGTGAAGTTCATCAAAATTACAAGGAAAAGATTCTAAAGGCCTCAACACGAGACGCTGTTATAACAGGGCGCATCACGGGGCATCCCGTTAGAGTTTTAAGAAATCCTTTGGCCAGGGAGCTCATAAAAATAGATGAAAGATGTGGAACCCAAGAAGATATAGACAAAATAGCAGCTGGAAGCTTAAGGGCTGCTGCTATTGAAGGAGATTTAAAAAGAGGATCTTTCATGGCCGGTCAATCCGCAGCTTTTGTGAAAGAAATAGTTCCTGTGAAGAAATTGATGAAGGAACTTTGGGATGAAACGGTTGAAACAATAAGAAAGTTCGAGAATGTTGATATGGAGGTGAAGGAATGA
- the fabD gene encoding ACP S-malonyltransferase, whose amino-acid sequence MKIALVFPGQGSQKLNMMKDYYEEFKVARDIMDKACKVLDFDLKSLIFGEDEMELTRTYNAQPALLTTSMMVFEILKSRISFDVVAGHSLGEYSALVAAGVLSFKDALKAVRLRGMLMENAIPSGAGSMLAIVGLPFEKVEEIVQEIDGIYIANYNSEKQVVISGEITSLLSSEERFQEAGARRVVHLNVSGPFHSPLMEPAKKEFEKFLNSLEFHSPKVPIVLNVTGKPAKTSTEIREKLIEQLTSPVRWVKSIWSMEEMGITDYIEVGSGRVLSGLIKRTTKAFIHSTNTVEELEKTLEGVMKNARIAEF is encoded by the coding sequence ATGAAAATAGCACTTGTATTTCCAGGACAAGGTTCACAAAAATTGAATATGATGAAAGACTACTACGAAGAGTTTAAAGTAGCAAGGGACATTATGGATAAGGCGTGTAAAGTGTTGGACTTCGATTTAAAATCCTTGATCTTTGGTGAAGATGAAATGGAACTTACCAGGACTTACAACGCGCAACCGGCACTCTTGACGACATCAATGATGGTTTTTGAGATTTTAAAATCAAGGATAAGCTTTGATGTCGTTGCCGGCCACAGCCTTGGAGAATATTCTGCGTTGGTGGCAGCCGGCGTGCTTTCATTTAAAGACGCTTTAAAGGCGGTAAGGCTCAGAGGAATGCTAATGGAAAATGCCATACCAAGCGGCGCCGGATCGATGTTAGCCATTGTTGGACTTCCTTTTGAAAAAGTCGAAGAGATAGTTCAAGAGATCGATGGAATTTACATAGCAAATTACAATTCAGAAAAACAGGTGGTAATAAGTGGAGAAATAACATCTCTTTTAAGCTCCGAAGAAAGATTCCAGGAAGCAGGTGCAAGAAGGGTTGTGCATCTTAACGTATCTGGCCCATTCCATTCTCCGTTGATGGAACCAGCAAAAAAGGAATTTGAGAAATTCCTAAATTCCCTTGAATTCCATTCTCCAAAGGTGCCAATAGTCTTAAATGTTACCGGCAAGCCTGCTAAAACTTCAACGGAAATCCGCGAAAAACTCATTGAACAACTTACATCACCGGTAAGATGGGTTAAATCTATCTGGAGTATGGAGGAAATGGGAATCACCGACTACATTGAAGTTGGTTCCGGAAGAGTGTTAAGTGGATTGATAAAAAGGACTACTAAGGCTTTTATACATTCAACTAATACTGTTGAAGAGTTAGAAAAAACATTAGAAGGAGTGATGAAAAATGCCAGAATTGCAGAATTCTGA